Proteins from one Natrinema salinisoli genomic window:
- a CDS encoding type II secretion system F family protein, with protein MSLQTDDSGGSGMSASSDALGDRFYPMYDRLFGEDSEFVADVETKLAQARMTDTVELYLSRALGIGFISGFSLWMIGLMLGYAVFAVGLLSNEPILGIPVGTGLLLDIIELLRVPAVVLFTGLVLGSIGFGIGFGSMVAIPYSRASARKREINMLLTDAVSFMYALSVGGLNQLEIIEAMAQADDTYGEVANEFQSIVKETEYFDIDYRTAIRKQALETPSDDLSQFLTDMLSIVNSGGDMESFLEDKKEKHMRTAKQEQELTLETLELFGEMYMTLSLFPLLLIIIMVIMQMIPNADVSNNMLYMTVYGLIPMIGIGFIVLVSTVKHDEPGDGYLSMGNTEQRTETGQNDGLLSLGLVEQFTGNHSVFDRIKNREGTYETLEVLRKPHLFFRDNPLVTLALTVPLTLVIVVTAMVNGATPMSWDDLLDRPIWGTFIYLYLPLYITAVPLAIFREWNVRHRNAVVNQLSEDLRKLSSSNDTGLTLLESLKAVADTTSGKLAREFEMMHTKVNYGMSLKEALIEFNNKYHIPRLARITRLVTEAQEASNQISDVLRTAARASENHDDIERERKSRTRMQIVIIIMTFMTVLAVIAILKTQFIDTMAGLETADSGGGGGGGGGGPAQGANLSENINVDMLSVLFFHAVTLQAIISGFICGYIRDADLISGLKYAIGLSAVALIGWTLVA; from the coding sequence ATGAGTCTCCAGACCGACGACAGTGGCGGGTCGGGAATGTCGGCCAGCTCCGACGCCCTCGGCGATCGGTTCTATCCGATGTACGACCGGTTGTTCGGTGAGGACAGCGAGTTCGTGGCCGACGTCGAGACGAAACTCGCACAGGCACGGATGACGGATACGGTCGAACTGTACCTCTCTCGAGCGCTGGGAATCGGCTTTATCAGCGGTTTCAGCCTCTGGATGATCGGGTTGATGCTCGGCTATGCGGTCTTCGCCGTCGGCCTCCTTTCGAACGAGCCCATTCTCGGCATCCCGGTCGGTACCGGGCTCCTCCTCGATATCATCGAGCTCCTCCGCGTCCCGGCCGTCGTCCTCTTTACCGGACTGGTACTCGGTTCGATCGGATTCGGGATCGGGTTCGGCTCGATGGTCGCGATCCCCTACTCGCGCGCCTCCGCCCGCAAGCGCGAGATCAATATGCTGTTGACCGACGCGGTCTCGTTCATGTACGCCCTGTCGGTCGGGGGGCTAAACCAACTCGAGATCATCGAGGCGATGGCGCAGGCCGACGACACCTACGGCGAGGTCGCAAACGAGTTCCAGAGCATCGTCAAAGAAACCGAGTACTTCGATATCGACTACCGGACGGCAATCCGGAAACAGGCCCTCGAAACTCCCAGCGACGATCTCTCGCAGTTCCTGACCGACATGCTCTCGATCGTCAACAGCGGTGGCGACATGGAGAGCTTCCTCGAGGACAAGAAGGAAAAGCACATGCGCACCGCGAAACAGGAACAGGAACTCACCCTCGAGACGCTCGAGTTGTTCGGGGAGATGTACATGACGCTGTCACTGTTCCCGCTCCTGTTGATCATCATCATGGTCATCATGCAGATGATCCCGAACGCGGACGTCTCGAACAATATGCTCTACATGACCGTCTACGGACTAATCCCGATGATCGGGATCGGCTTCATCGTCCTCGTCTCGACGGTCAAACACGACGAGCCCGGCGACGGCTACCTCTCGATGGGGAACACTGAGCAGCGAACCGAAACCGGCCAAAACGACGGACTGCTGAGTCTCGGCCTGGTCGAGCAGTTCACCGGGAATCACAGCGTTTTCGACCGGATCAAGAACCGCGAAGGGACCTACGAAACGCTCGAGGTCCTTCGCAAGCCACATCTCTTCTTCCGGGACAACCCGCTGGTCACGCTCGCGCTAACCGTCCCCCTGACGCTCGTGATCGTCGTAACCGCCATGGTGAATGGGGCAACACCGATGTCGTGGGACGACCTCCTGGACAGACCGATCTGGGGGACCTTCATTTACCTGTATCTGCCGCTGTATATCACGGCAGTGCCGCTCGCGATTTTCCGCGAGTGGAACGTGCGCCACCGAAACGCCGTCGTCAACCAGCTGTCGGAGGACCTCCGTAAGCTCTCGAGTTCCAACGACACCGGGCTGACGCTGCTCGAGTCGCTCAAGGCAGTCGCGGATACGACGAGTGGTAAGCTGGCTCGCGAATTCGAGATGATGCACACGAAGGTCAACTACGGAATGAGCCTGAAGGAGGCACTCATCGAGTTCAATAACAAGTATCACATTCCGCGACTCGCTCGGATCACGCGACTGGTCACCGAGGCACAGGAAGCGTCGAACCAGATCTCCGACGTCCTTCGGACGGCTGCGCGTGCGAGCGAGAACCACGACGACATCGAACGCGAGCGGAAATCCCGAACCCGGATGCAGATCGTGATCATCATCATGACGTTCATGACGGTGCTCGCGGTGATCGCGATCCTCAAAACGCAGTTCATCGATACGATGGCCGGTCTTGAAACCGCCGATAGCGGTGGCGGTGGCGGCGGTGGTGGAGGAGGCCCCGCCCAGGGAGCAAACCTCAGCGAGAACATTAACGTCGATATGCTGTCGGTATTGTTCTTCCACGCAGTGACGTTGCAGGCGATCATCTCCGGGTTCATCTGCGGGTACATCCGAGACGCGGACCTGATCAGCGGGTTGAAATATGCGATCGGACTGTCCGCGGTTGCGCTCATCGGTTGGACGCTGGTGGCCTAA
- a CDS encoding ABC transporter substrate-binding protein: MWLTVVDNNITDGADGIESSISRTGYDRRTFLKTATAGAGLASIAGCLGGGSGGSGSVTLGAMNILSGFASLYGEEAERGYDLAVEEINNNGGIDGNDVEVIVRDTEADSGTATQQMTSLIEEDGVDGLMGLDSSGVAQNIAPQIKQSQMPLMITHAATPYVTSPEGESEDSVGNDYVFRCSNTVAHDMYGAAQVASELDATDWATIGPDYAFGYDTWAYFQAFAEGMGVDANFTTEQYPPLATSDYSAYISSILDADPDAVITPLWGSDLTTFLGQAEDSGWFEQIDHTLFSVGMGTDLPSDGSPLPEGEWASTRYDPFVPDTEENNTFLEAYMEEYDTLPTYNAEGAYRAVYLYKKAIEEGGSTNAGDLVDQFSGMQHTGPVGEYEFTETNQASVASIWGEVTYSDEYESNVLEPVERYEAAPADVRGALEGSDLPPGL, from the coding sequence ATGTGGTTGACAGTGGTTGACAATAACATTACAGATGGGGCGGACGGTATCGAGTCATCGATCAGTCGGACCGGGTATGATCGGCGAACGTTTTTGAAAACGGCAACGGCTGGCGCGGGACTCGCGTCGATCGCCGGTTGTCTCGGCGGCGGCAGCGGTGGAAGCGGTAGCGTCACGCTGGGTGCGATGAACATCCTGTCCGGCTTCGCTTCGTTGTACGGCGAAGAAGCCGAGCGCGGGTACGACCTCGCCGTCGAGGAGATCAACAATAACGGTGGTATCGACGGGAACGACGTCGAGGTAATCGTACGTGACACGGAGGCGGACTCCGGCACGGCGACCCAGCAGATGACGAGTCTGATCGAGGAGGACGGCGTCGACGGTCTGATGGGGCTCGACAGTAGCGGTGTCGCACAGAATATCGCCCCGCAGATCAAGCAGAGCCAGATGCCGCTGATGATTACGCACGCGGCGACGCCGTACGTCACTTCCCCGGAAGGTGAGTCGGAAGATTCGGTGGGTAACGACTACGTCTTCCGGTGTTCGAACACTGTCGCCCACGACATGTACGGTGCCGCGCAGGTCGCGTCGGAACTCGACGCGACCGACTGGGCGACGATCGGTCCCGACTACGCGTTCGGGTACGACACCTGGGCCTACTTCCAGGCGTTCGCGGAAGGGATGGGCGTCGACGCCAATTTCACGACCGAGCAGTATCCTCCCCTCGCGACGAGCGACTACTCCGCGTATATCAGTTCCATCCTCGACGCGGATCCGGACGCCGTCATTACGCCCCTGTGGGGCTCCGACCTGACGACGTTCCTCGGACAGGCCGAAGACTCCGGATGGTTCGAACAGATCGACCACACGCTGTTCAGCGTCGGGATGGGGACGGATCTCCCCTCCGACGGGAGTCCGCTTCCCGAGGGCGAGTGGGCGTCTACCCGCTACGATCCCTTCGTTCCCGACACCGAAGAGAACAACACGTTCCTCGAAGCCTACATGGAGGAGTACGACACTCTGCCGACGTACAACGCCGAAGGTGCGTACCGAGCAGTGTATCTGTACAAGAAGGCCATCGAGGAGGGTGGCAGCACGAACGCCGGCGACCTCGTCGATCAGTTCAGCGGGATGCAGCACACTGGTCCGGTCGGCGAGTACGAATTCACCGAGACGAACCAGGCGTCGGTCGCGTCCATCTGGGGCGAGGTCACGTACTCGGACGAATACGAGAGTAACGTACTCGAGCCGGTCGAACGGTACGAGGCCGCACCGGCCGATGTCCGGGGCGCACTCGAAGGATCGGATCTGCCTCCGGGCCTGTAA
- a CDS encoding ATPase, T2SS/T4P/T4SS family: MAIDEADQSDAGDFSEGDPSDPASEDQRSSAADSPSSSGVSVGEYTWEEFMTEYGYGDDVSTLYSDAGQTESRGLGLSTNADVESTVPSGDDWNRIEFDPESYLGHHPDDLADHVLPSAGDHAATLQEIFLDHVDPETTPVVKDTWSWEHYKWEYYYEDDGSRPRDSNGEIVPHDEEDALGFDPDTLEQRLAAANDTALELDDTVDERTVNVQEDFDEDEFFSTAAGNTTVVNRYDLEKAVPFEKKTHFREVERYWVNKPYACVVIFHSEKENEKKYYMIEPYRNEIELELQEFLSGKLRKAIKYSEDGIKEKATEDGRRDVIEDETRRLLKRYDLFEATSGKASKSMLETLRGLLDDPEDVEVEDVGPSQLEGIEVRPEPAVLADDPDTLNEYQVEKLLYLLKRDFIGYERIDGIKHDINVEDISVDGYNSPVFVYHSEYEQIITNIYHGEDELDDFVVKLAQRSGKGISKRLPQVDATLPDGSRAQLTLGKEVSDHGTNYTIRQFKDVPFTPVDLINWNTFSLDEMAFLWLAIENHKSLIFAGGTASGKTTSLNAVSLFIPSSAKIVSIEDTREVELPQRNWIASVTRPSFSDDEQGDVDEFDLLEAALRQRPDYIVMGEIRGEEGRTLFQVMSTGHTTYTTFHADSVDEVLKRFTTDPINVSKTMFTALDLVSIQTQTRVQGQKVRRNKSLTEINHYEAEHDEINVQDVYQWQAETDEYLKMGDSNTLEEIQFDRGWSKEKLEEELFKREVILAYLIKNELNTYAQVAATVQAFINDPDTILTLIANGQLEDSLEDLREMESVLIDVDPEKEELVPRPESTSETYNLSMDILERAEESMFEQYRGEVPSGLASALGDVEEETTIDVDRADTDEFEFGGDVDDTVDESDWELGDSSTAFTAEGAAADAGGEPAWLSEDTGFDVDSGGSDTAGAVEAADTDAVAGELEAGSAGGAPDSSSGPQDGAATETAESTAELDADVPAGPNDDTVDRTTAGGAVDAGATESGGPTNESTVLPSDDADDGDLGGLFNDMGETIEKIDDADAGQAAATDDAAATSDTDTDTAGFDSMFPEDDLDSIFDPNATDDEPSDSLGEQLETGEESTSGARAGDGTSSNDSSSDEREPPTIDIDTEAAEQGSDEHTGDSSAAGTVGDDDAGDSAGGGDTTGADRKPPTIDIDDGTGDPPDGSDAENEDDALDDSTSAEDGDDSIFGDESDSIFSDDDGSDAADDEGSLFDGSESDEESIFRDDDSGESTESEGSIFDDDGSGEETDS, from the coding sequence ATGGCTATTGACGAGGCCGACCAATCGGATGCCGGGGACTTTTCTGAGGGGGACCCATCCGACCCTGCGTCGGAGGACCAGCGGTCTTCTGCCGCTGACTCACCGTCGAGTTCGGGAGTCAGCGTCGGCGAATACACCTGGGAAGAGTTCATGACCGAATACGGGTACGGCGACGACGTATCAACACTGTATTCGGACGCGGGACAGACCGAGTCCAGGGGACTCGGATTGAGTACGAACGCTGACGTCGAGTCGACAGTCCCCAGCGGGGACGACTGGAACCGGATCGAGTTCGATCCGGAATCGTATCTCGGCCACCATCCCGACGATCTCGCGGATCACGTGCTGCCGTCGGCCGGCGACCACGCGGCGACGCTCCAAGAAATCTTCCTCGACCACGTCGATCCGGAAACGACACCGGTCGTCAAGGATACCTGGTCCTGGGAGCACTACAAGTGGGAGTACTACTACGAAGATGACGGAAGTCGACCCCGCGACAGTAACGGCGAAATCGTTCCTCACGACGAGGAGGATGCCCTCGGGTTCGATCCAGACACGTTAGAACAGCGGCTCGCAGCCGCCAACGATACCGCACTGGAGCTCGACGATACTGTCGACGAACGGACCGTCAACGTCCAGGAAGATTTCGACGAAGACGAGTTCTTTTCGACGGCCGCGGGCAACACGACCGTCGTCAACCGCTACGACCTCGAGAAGGCCGTTCCCTTCGAAAAGAAGACCCACTTCCGCGAGGTCGAGCGCTACTGGGTGAATAAACCCTACGCCTGCGTCGTGATCTTCCACTCGGAGAAGGAAAACGAAAAGAAGTACTACATGATCGAGCCCTACCGGAACGAGATCGAGCTGGAACTCCAGGAGTTCCTCTCGGGCAAACTCCGGAAGGCGATCAAGTACTCCGAGGACGGGATCAAAGAGAAAGCGACCGAAGACGGCCGCCGAGACGTCATCGAAGACGAGACTCGGCGTCTGTTGAAGCGGTACGACCTCTTCGAGGCGACCTCCGGAAAGGCGTCGAAGAGCATGCTCGAGACGCTTCGCGGCCTCCTCGACGATCCGGAGGACGTCGAGGTCGAAGACGTCGGCCCGAGCCAACTCGAGGGGATCGAAGTCCGACCCGAACCGGCCGTCCTCGCGGACGATCCGGACACGTTAAACGAGTATCAGGTCGAGAAGCTACTGTACCTGCTCAAGCGCGATTTCATCGGCTACGAGCGCATCGACGGCATCAAACACGACATCAACGTCGAGGACATCTCCGTCGACGGGTACAACTCGCCCGTGTTCGTCTACCACTCCGAGTACGAACAGATTATCACGAACATCTACCACGGCGAGGACGAGCTCGACGACTTCGTCGTCAAACTCGCCCAGCGCTCCGGGAAAGGGATCAGCAAGCGACTTCCGCAGGTCGACGCCACGCTCCCGGACGGCTCGCGTGCGCAACTAACACTCGGCAAAGAAGTGTCCGACCACGGGACCAACTACACCATCCGTCAGTTCAAAGACGTTCCGTTCACCCCAGTCGACCTCATCAACTGGAACACCTTCTCGCTGGACGAGATGGCGTTCCTCTGGCTCGCAATCGAGAATCACAAGAGCCTGATCTTCGCCGGCGGTACCGCGTCCGGGAAGACCACCTCGCTGAACGCCGTCTCGCTGTTTATCCCCTCGAGCGCGAAGATCGTCTCCATCGAGGACACCCGCGAGGTCGAACTCCCACAGCGTAACTGGATCGCCAGCGTCACCCGCCCCTCGTTCTCCGACGACGAGCAGGGAGACGTCGACGAGTTCGACCTGCTCGAGGCCGCACTGCGCCAGCGACCCGACTACATCGTGATGGGCGAGATCCGTGGCGAGGAGGGTCGGACGCTGTTCCAGGTCATGTCGACCGGGCACACCACCTACACCACGTTCCACGCCGACTCCGTCGACGAAGTGCTCAAGCGGTTCACGACGGACCCGATCAACGTCTCGAAGACGATGTTCACCGCACTCGATCTGGTCTCGATCCAGACCCAGACCCGGGTGCAGGGCCAGAAGGTCCGCCGGAACAAGTCGCTGACAGAGATCAACCACTACGAGGCCGAACACGACGAGATCAACGTTCAGGACGTCTACCAGTGGCAGGCGGAGACCGACGAGTACCTCAAGATGGGGGACTCGAACACGTTAGAGGAGATTCAGTTCGACCGCGGGTGGAGCAAAGAGAAACTCGAGGAAGAGCTGTTTAAACGCGAGGTCATCCTCGCCTACCTCATCAAAAACGAACTGAACACGTACGCGCAGGTCGCCGCGACGGTTCAGGCCTTCATCAACGATCCCGATACCATCCTCACGCTCATCGCGAACGGGCAACTCGAGGACAGTCTCGAGGACCTGCGCGAGATGGAGAGCGTTCTGATCGACGTCGATCCGGAGAAAGAGGAGCTCGTTCCCCGTCCCGAGTCGACCAGCGAGACGTACAATCTCTCGATGGACATCCTCGAACGAGCCGAAGAGTCGATGTTCGAGCAGTACCGAGGGGAGGTTCCGAGCGGACTCGCGAGCGCGCTCGGTGACGTCGAGGAAGAAACCACGATCGACGTCGACCGCGCCGATACCGACGAGTTCGAGTTCGGCGGCGATGTCGACGACACCGTCGACGAGAGCGACTGGGAGCTCGGCGACAGCTCGACGGCGTTCACCGCCGAAGGCGCTGCGGCCGACGCCGGCGGTGAGCCGGCGTGGCTCAGCGAAGACACCGGGTTCGACGTCGATAGCGGCGGTAGTGACACTGCGGGGGCCGTCGAAGCGGCGGATACTGACGCGGTCGCCGGCGAACTCGAGGCCGGCAGCGCCGGTGGCGCACCAGACTCGAGCAGCGGTCCGCAGGACGGCGCTGCAACCGAGACCGCGGAATCGACGGCGGAGCTCGATGCCGATGTTCCGGCCGGTCCGAACGACGATACCGTCGACCGCACCACGGCGGGTGGAGCGGTCGACGCTGGCGCTACTGAGTCAGGTGGACCGACGAACGAATCGACGGTACTTCCCTCCGACGACGCCGACGACGGTGACCTCGGTGGGCTGTTCAACGATATGGGAGAGACGATCGAGAAGATCGACGATGCCGACGCGGGGCAGGCAGCCGCGACCGATGACGCGGCGGCCACCAGCGACACCGACACCGATACCGCCGGGTTCGACTCGATGTTCCCGGAAGACGATCTCGATTCGATCTTCGATCCGAACGCAACGGACGACGAGCCGTCGGATAGTCTCGGTGAGCAACTCGAGACAGGGGAGGAATCCACCTCGGGAGCACGGGCGGGCGATGGGACGTCCTCGAATGACTCTTCGAGCGACGAGCGGGAGCCACCGACGATCGACATCGATACCGAAGCGGCGGAGCAAGGGTCGGACGAACACACTGGTGACTCGTCCGCGGCAGGCACCGTCGGTGATGACGACGCAGGAGACAGTGCCGGCGGCGGGGACACTACTGGTGCCGACCGCAAACCGCCGACGATCGATATCGACGATGGTACTGGTGACCCGCCGGACGGCTCGGACGCCGAAAACGAGGACGACGCCCTCGACGACTCGACATCGGCTGAGGATGGCGATGATTCGATCTTCGGCGACGAATCAGACTCGATCTTCTCCGATGACGACGGATCGGACGCGGCCGACGACGAGGGCTCGCTGTTCGACGGGAGCGAGTCGGACGAGGAATCGATCTTCAGAGACGACGATTCGGGGGAATCGACGGAGAGTGAGGGCAGTATCTTCGACGACGACGGAAGTGGTGAGGAAACCGACTCATGA
- a CDS encoding DUF7287 family protein — MSGKRTRDSSRAEARRPRTVSISLGDRGQTTQDFAVGIGVFLLAIAFVFSFLPSVVTPYDSSVGGAETAQADRIADLIVHDVSTETPNEIDGSEFDGRYTDENLTAELGLRASDSDDVVFDRVNVSVETFGGAAVDTSELSGGDVYDDQSAASSARIVTLDGDGISAGSGDCDPACRLVVRVW; from the coding sequence ATGAGTGGAAAACGCACGCGGGACTCCAGTCGGGCGGAAGCCAGGCGACCGCGGACGGTCTCGATTTCGCTGGGCGATCGGGGACAGACCACGCAGGACTTCGCCGTCGGTATCGGCGTCTTCCTGCTGGCGATCGCGTTCGTGTTTTCGTTTCTCCCGTCGGTCGTGACGCCGTACGACTCCTCGGTCGGCGGTGCGGAGACGGCACAGGCGGACCGAATCGCCGATCTGATCGTCCACGACGTCTCGACGGAGACGCCAAACGAGATCGACGGAAGCGAGTTCGACGGTCGATACACGGATGAGAACCTGACGGCCGAGCTCGGGCTTCGGGCGAGCGACAGCGACGACGTCGTCTTCGATCGGGTGAACGTCAGCGTAGAGACGTTCGGCGGAGCCGCCGTCGACACGTCCGAACTGTCCGGTGGAGATGTGTACGATGACCAGTCTGCGGCGAGTTCCGCACGTATCGTTACGCTCGACGGGGACGGAATTTCCGCCGGCAGCGGTGACTGTGACCCGGCCTGTCGGCTCGTCGTGAGGGTCTGGTGA
- a CDS encoding DUF7288 family protein: MSDDINHTERGQAYTLEGFIGAMVVLLAVLFALQSVVITPTTGGLADRTVQEQVQQEARDMMVVSNQDGNLSNTTRYWDGTGGFNNTDQPPAPGETNRTYSVDRFANESDLGRLLKDRFSETGWSYNVELHTETSNRTIVYQGNPPASALTASYTVTTYNDQNITWDGDDRTLEEAAADGDESIPQRNPGDETAIYNVVEVRVILW; this comes from the coding sequence ATGTCGGATGATATTAACCACACCGAACGCGGGCAGGCGTATACTCTCGAGGGGTTCATCGGAGCCATGGTCGTCCTGCTGGCCGTCCTCTTCGCGCTACAGTCAGTCGTGATCACGCCGACGACGGGCGGACTGGCCGATCGAACGGTCCAGGAACAGGTCCAGCAGGAGGCACGAGATATGATGGTCGTTTCGAACCAGGACGGAAACCTCTCGAACACGACCCGATACTGGGACGGGACCGGCGGATTCAACAATACAGATCAGCCGCCTGCGCCCGGCGAAACGAATCGAACCTACTCCGTCGACCGGTTCGCGAACGAATCCGACCTCGGTCGCCTGCTGAAGGATCGATTCAGCGAGACCGGGTGGAGTTACAACGTCGAACTCCACACCGAAACCAGCAATCGGACGATCGTCTATCAGGGAAACCCACCGGCCAGTGCCCTGACGGCGAGCTATACCGTTACGACATATAATGACCAGAACATTACGTGGGACGGTGATGACCGCACTCTGGAAGAAGCAGCGGCCGACGGGGACGAATCGATCCCACAACGGAATCCAGGTGACGAGACGGCCATCTACAACGTCGTGGAAGTGCGGGTGATACTATGGTGA